The proteins below come from a single Tissierella sp. MB52-C2 genomic window:
- the pfkB gene encoding 1-phosphofructokinase yields the protein MILTITLNPSIDRRYDVKDFEKGKIFRTNEYQYTAGGKGINVTKVINTFGDPVLATGFLGGRNGTYIIDKLAKINIENDFIFINGETRSCINIASSDGSNTEILESGPTIDEEELNKFYQLYDSLLDKYNIICASGSLPNGLPVDIYNELIKRANKKEKKFILDTSGEHLAKGIMERPYLIKPNKEELSKLIGRNINSEEDIIRGVKGFIENGIEVICISLGDKGALVFNNEYMYRVDIPKVEVMNTVGSGDSMVAGFAVSLLRGYDFESMLRLSSACGTANAMELETGKVDLDNVDKLINRIKIEKIKI from the coding sequence TTGATTTTAACTATTACTTTAAATCCTTCTATTGATAGAAGATATGATGTAAAGGATTTTGAAAAAGGAAAAATATTTAGAACTAATGAATATCAATATACAGCTGGTGGAAAAGGTATCAATGTTACTAAGGTAATAAATACCTTTGGAGATCCAGTTTTAGCTACAGGATTTTTAGGTGGCAGAAATGGAACATATATAATAGATAAACTGGCTAAAATCAATATAGAAAATGATTTTATATTTATTAATGGAGAGACTAGGTCTTGTATTAATATAGCATCAAGTGATGGAAGTAATACAGAAATACTTGAATCTGGCCCTACTATAGATGAAGAAGAATTAAATAAGTTCTACCAGCTATATGATAGTCTATTGGATAAATATAATATAATATGTGCATCTGGAAGTTTGCCTAATGGATTACCAGTAGATATATATAATGAACTAATAAAAAGAGCCAATAAAAAAGAGAAAAAATTTATTTTAGATACCAGTGGTGAGCATTTAGCAAAAGGTATAATGGAAAGACCATATTTAATAAAACCTAATAAAGAGGAGCTAAGTAAACTCATAGGCAGAAATATTAACTCTGAAGAAGATATTATTAGGGGAGTAAAGGGTTTTATTGAAAATGGCATAGAAGTAATATGTATATCATTAGGAGATAAGGGAGCATTAGTATTTAATAATGAATATATGTATAGAGTAGATATTCCCAAGGTGGAGGTTATGAATACTGTAGGATCTGGAGATTCTATGGTTGCAGGATTTGCAGTATCCTTATTGAGGGGATATGATTTTGAAAGTATGTTAAGATTATCTTCTGCCTGTGGAACTGCAAATGCCATGGAGTTGGAAACAGGTAAGGTAGACTTAGACAATGTAGATAAGTTAATCAATAGGATAAAAATTGAAAAAATAAAAATATAA
- the fba gene encoding class II fructose-1,6-bisphosphate aldolase: MDIVSNREMLIEARKNKYAVPAFNIHNLETMKGVIEAAYELRSPLMIATTPGTVKYAGLEFIVAMARAAAKKYDIPIALHLDHCTDVELLKQCIQAGYKSVMIDASLKSYEENISITREVVKYSHRYEVSVEAELGLVGGQEDDRDIDEKDTTLTEPHIALDFIQKTNVDSLAVAIGTAHGVYKSEPKLDFERLSKINSMVSIPLVLHGASGVPHESVIKAVENGISKVNIATELKIPFAEAIKEYFKENPSANDPRYYLTPAKDMVKKIAMEKIKVCGSANRY, from the coding sequence ATGGATATTGTATCAAATAGAGAAATGTTAATAGAAGCGAGAAAAAACAAATATGCTGTTCCTGCTTTTAATATTCATAATCTAGAAACTATGAAGGGAGTAATAGAAGCAGCTTATGAACTTAGGTCTCCTCTGATGATTGCCACAACTCCAGGAACTGTAAAATATGCTGGATTAGAATTTATAGTTGCTATGGCTAGAGCAGCAGCTAAAAAATATGATATTCCCATAGCACTACACTTAGATCACTGTACAGATGTAGAATTATTAAAGCAATGTATTCAAGCAGGATATAAATCAGTAATGATAGATGCTTCTCTAAAGTCTTATGAAGAAAATATAAGTATTACAAGGGAAGTAGTTAAGTATTCCCATAGATATGAAGTTAGTGTAGAGGCAGAATTAGGACTAGTAGGTGGACAAGAAGATGATAGAGATATAGATGAAAAGGATACTACCCTTACAGAGCCACATATCGCCTTAGATTTTATACAAAAGACAAATGTAGATTCCTTAGCTGTTGCCATAGGAACTGCTCATGGCGTCTATAAATCTGAACCTAAATTAGACTTTGAAAGATTAAGTAAAATCAATAGTATGGTAAGCATACCTCTTGTATTACATGGTGCATCTGGTGTACCTCACGAAAGTGTAATAAAAGCAGTAGAAAATGGAATTAGTAAAGTAAATATAGCAACAGAACTAAAAATACCATTTGCTGAAGCTATTAAGGAATATTTTAAAGAAAATCCATCTGCAAATGATCCAAGATATTATTTAACTCCGGCTAAGGATATGGTAAAGAAAATAGCCATGGAAAAAATAAAAGTCTGTGGAAGTGCAAATAGATATTAA
- a CDS encoding sn-glycerol-3-phosphate ABC transporter ATP-binding protein UgpC: protein MAGLVFKNVYKIYPGDVEAVKEFNLEVKDKEFVVFVGPSGCGKSTTLRMLAGLEEISKGEIYIGDTLVNDVPPKDRDIAMVFQNYALYPHMTVYDNMAFALKLKKYPKDEINARITEAAKILGIEEYLDRKPKALSGGQKQRVALGRAIVRDPQVFLMDEPLSNLDAKLRVQTRAEIIKLHERLETTFIYVTHDQTEAMTMGDRIVIMKDGVIQQVDTPQSVYQNPANVFVAGFIGSPQMNFMEGVLISEGDNYSIKIDDIRLNISKEVGKGLADKGYLNKAIIIGIRPEHIYNETRKTQIELNGFVELIEMLGSEKYVYIKLGKYQLISIIDSDINIENHKDIKIYFDERKLHFFDKDTELAIK, encoded by the coding sequence ATGGCAGGATTAGTTTTTAAAAATGTATATAAGATATATCCAGGAGATGTAGAAGCTGTTAAGGAATTTAACTTAGAAGTTAAAGATAAGGAATTTGTAGTATTCGTAGGACCTTCAGGATGTGGTAAATCTACAACTTTAAGAATGCTTGCAGGACTTGAGGAAATTTCAAAGGGAGAAATATATATTGGAGATACTTTAGTTAATGATGTTCCCCCGAAAGATAGAGATATTGCTATGGTATTTCAAAACTATGCCCTTTATCCTCATATGACAGTTTATGATAATATGGCCTTCGCCCTTAAATTAAAAAAATATCCTAAAGATGAAATCAATGCTAGAATTACAGAAGCAGCGAAGATACTAGGAATTGAAGAATATTTAGACAGAAAACCTAAGGCACTTTCTGGAGGACAAAAACAAAGGGTAGCCCTTGGAAGGGCCATTGTTAGAGATCCACAAGTATTTCTTATGGACGAGCCCCTATCTAATTTAGATGCAAAGCTTAGAGTCCAAACTAGGGCAGAAATAATAAAGCTCCACGAAAGATTAGAGACTACTTTTATATATGTGACCCATGACCAGACAGAAGCCATGACCATGGGAGATAGAATTGTAATAATGAAAGATGGTGTAATACAACAGGTAGATACACCACAAAGCGTATATCAAAATCCAGCAAATGTTTTTGTAGCTGGGTTTATAGGAAGTCCTCAAATGAATTTTATGGAAGGAGTATTAATCTCTGAAGGGGATAACTATAGTATTAAGATAGATGATATTAGACTTAATATTTCCAAAGAAGTAGGTAAAGGATTAGCTGATAAAGGATATTTAAATAAGGCTATAATCATAGGTATAAGACCTGAACATATTTATAACGAAACAAGAAAAACTCAAATAGAATTAAATGGTTTTGTAGAATTAATTGAAATGTTAGGCTCTGAGAAATATGTATATATTAAATTAGGAAAATATCAATTGATTTCAATAATAGATTCAGATATAAATATAGAAAATCATAAAGATATAAAAATATACTTTGACGAAAGAAAGCTACACTTTTTTGATAAAGATACGGAATTAGCAATAAAATAA
- a CDS encoding ROK family protein, which yields MLYLGVDGGGTKTAFVLINDKGKILAYNIKPTCHYKQSSLKNFENVIREGIKDICNEAKISIEEINYAFLGIPGFGEIKKDIPLLLNIIKEMLNDVPFTCDNDAVAAWAGSLACKAGINMVAGTGTIAFGMDKEGHSTRAGGWGHFCGDEGSAYWIGKKTIEIFSKESDGRISKTPLYNILREELDIENDFDLIDIVITKLSMKRDEIAKFSKIIYKAALENDNEAIKVFEEAAFEHYLTIKSVINQLNLQDEEILISYSGGVFNADSFVLEPLKKYLEEHGKVKLMKPILQPITGAALYAKMIDSNKYEESVVVTLKEEEIKWKI from the coding sequence TTGTTATATTTAGGAGTTGATGGTGGAGGAACCAAAACTGCATTTGTCTTAATAAATGATAAGGGCAAGATATTAGCCTATAATATAAAGCCGACTTGCCACTATAAGCAATCATCACTTAAGAACTTTGAAAATGTAATAAGAGAAGGGATAAAAGATATTTGTAATGAAGCTAAAATATCTATTGAAGAAATCAATTATGCATTTTTAGGAATTCCTGGCTTTGGTGAAATTAAAAAGGATATTCCTCTACTATTAAACATTATAAAAGAGATGCTAAATGATGTTCCATTTACTTGTGACAATGATGCAGTCGCTGCTTGGGCAGGATCATTGGCTTGTAAGGCTGGAATAAATATGGTCGCAGGTACAGGTACTATTGCATTTGGAATGGATAAAGAAGGACATTCTACTAGAGCAGGTGGATGGGGACACTTCTGTGGTGATGAGGGATCAGCTTATTGGATAGGAAAAAAAACCATAGAAATATTTAGTAAGGAATCTGATGGGAGAATTAGTAAGACTCCTCTTTATAATATATTAAGAGAAGAATTAGATATAGAAAATGATTTTGACCTAATAGATATTGTTATTACTAAGCTATCTATGAAAAGAGATGAAATTGCAAAATTTTCAAAGATAATATATAAGGCTGCCTTAGAAAATGATAATGAAGCTATTAAGGTCTTTGAAGAAGCAGCTTTTGAACACTACCTTACTATAAAATCTGTAATCAATCAGTTAAATCTACAGGATGAGGAAATACTCATTTCCTATTCAGGTGGTGTATTTAATGCAGATAGTTTTGTATTAGAACCTTTAAAAAAATACTTAGAGGAACATGGAAAGGTTAAATTAATGAAACCTATTTTGCAGCCAATAACTGGTGCAGCATTATATGCAAAGATGATAGATTCAAATAAGTATGAAGAATCTGTAGTAGTTACCTTAAAAGAAGAAGAAATAAAATGGAAGATTTAA
- a CDS encoding Gfo/Idh/MocA family oxidoreductase, with amino-acid sequence MSKIRVALIGAGQRGKDIYGNYALLHPENIEFVAVAEPNKLKREEFCKKHNISDEWAFESYEEFFSKEKCCDAVVIATPDNTHFVPAKLALEKQYHILLEKPMSNKPEEVAELGKLAKQNNKVFMICHVLRYTTFYSKLKELINSGVIGKVISIQHNENIGYYHFAHSFVRGNWRNSDESSPLILQKSCHDMDILLWLVNSDCTDIASFGELSHFKLENRPKGASDRCVTCKVENECPYSALKLYYDNIGRWPTSVITEIQTKENVDKALEEGPYGRCVFGGCDNNVVDHQGTVLNFENGVTVVFNLSAFTNKVHRNIKIMGTMGEIIGDDVKNEIEVQLFTSNEKKVITPKVVSGGHGGGDTGIMEDFIALVKSDANSETGLTSASISVQSHMMAFAAEEARKTKKVINTKDYTNGF; translated from the coding sequence ATGTCAAAGATAAGAGTAGCTTTAATAGGTGCAGGTCAACGTGGAAAGGATATATATGGAAATTACGCTCTTTTACATCCAGAAAATATAGAGTTTGTAGCAGTTGCAGAACCCAATAAATTAAAAAGAGAAGAATTTTGTAAAAAACATAATATAAGTGATGAATGGGCTTTTGAATCCTATGAAGAGTTTTTTAGCAAGGAAAAATGCTGTGATGCAGTAGTAATAGCTACGCCAGACAATACTCACTTTGTACCGGCGAAATTAGCCTTAGAAAAACAATATCATATATTACTTGAAAAACCAATGTCAAATAAACCAGAAGAAGTTGCAGAACTTGGAAAACTTGCTAAACAAAATAATAAAGTATTTATGATATGCCATGTTTTAAGATATACTACTTTTTATTCTAAACTTAAGGAATTGATTAATAGTGGAGTAATTGGTAAAGTTATATCTATTCAACATAATGAAAATATAGGGTATTATCATTTTGCCCATAGCTTTGTTAGAGGAAACTGGAGAAATAGTGATGAATCAAGTCCTTTAATATTACAAAAGAGCTGTCATGATATGGATATACTTTTATGGCTAGTTAATAGCGATTGTACAGATATAGCATCCTTTGGAGAATTAAGTCATTTTAAATTGGAAAACAGACCAAAAGGGGCATCTGATCGTTGCGTAACTTGTAAGGTTGAGAATGAATGCCCTTATTCAGCATTAAAACTATATTATGATAATATCGGCAGATGGCCAACTTCTGTAATAACAGAAATTCAAACTAAGGAAAATGTTGATAAGGCTTTAGAGGAAGGACCTTATGGCAGATGTGTTTTTGGAGGCTGTGATAATAACGTAGTTGATCATCAAGGAACTGTGTTAAACTTTGAAAACGGAGTAACTGTTGTATTTAATCTTTCTGCATTTACAAATAAAGTTCATAGAAATATTAAGATAATGGGTACTATGGGAGAAATCATAGGCGATGATGTTAAAAATGAAATTGAAGTACAATTATTTACTTCAAATGAGAAGAAGGTCATAACACCAAAAGTAGTATCAGGTGGTCATGGTGGTGGAGACACTGGTATTATGGAAGACTTTATAGCACTGGTAAAATCTGATGCAAATTCAGAAACTGGTTTAACTTCTGCAAGTATTTCAGTACAAAGTCATATGATGGCCTTTGCAGCAGAAGAAGCTAGAAAAACTAAGAAAGTAATAAATACAAAAGATTATACTAATGGATTTTAA
- a CDS encoding carbohydrate ABC transporter permease, giving the protein MKEISSNKKRMQINKIIIHLLLILGAIITIIPFVWMILTSFKTLGESTIIPPTIFPKQMQWENYKEAMRTLPYGKFYFNTIVYTMLTTIGQIVFCSMAGYAFARINFKGKNFIFVLILSVLMVPGQIFLIPQFMIMKKLGLLNSITALVLPGLFSAYGTFLMRQFYMGIPKELEEAARLDGCNHFTIFWKIMTPLVKPGIAALAITACLYCWNSLMWPLIVNTSIDKMTLSAGLSTLSGQHGTNFPVAMAGTVLAVWPMIVLFAIFQKHFVEGMASTGSKG; this is encoded by the coding sequence ATGAAGGAAATTTCATCTAATAAAAAAAGAATGCAAATCAACAAAATAATTATACATCTGTTACTTATTTTAGGTGCGATTATAACTATAATACCATTTGTTTGGATGATTTTAACATCATTTAAAACTTTAGGTGAATCAACAATTATTCCTCCTACAATATTTCCTAAACAAATGCAATGGGAAAACTATAAGGAGGCTATGAGAACTTTACCTTATGGAAAGTTTTATTTCAACACTATTGTTTATACAATGCTGACAACTATAGGACAAATTGTATTTTGTTCCATGGCAGGATATGCCTTTGCAAGAATTAATTTTAAAGGTAAGAACTTTATATTTGTATTGATTTTATCTGTATTAATGGTACCAGGACAAATATTTTTAATACCACAGTTTATGATTATGAAAAAGCTAGGATTACTAAACTCTATTACTGCACTAGTGCTTCCAGGTCTATTTAGTGCCTATGGAACTTTTCTTATGAGACAATTTTATATGGGAATTCCAAAAGAATTGGAAGAGGCAGCTCGTTTAGATGGATGTAATCATTTTACAATATTTTGGAAAATAATGACTCCATTGGTGAAGCCAGGAATAGCAGCCCTTGCTATTACAGCTTGTTTATATTGTTGGAACTCATTGATGTGGCCTTTAATAGTAAATACATCTATAGATAAAATGACATTATCAGCAGGATTATCAACTTTGAGTGGTCAGCACGGAACAAACTTCCCTGTTGCAATGGCAGGTACTGTACTGGCAGTATGGCCTATGATAGTATTATTCGCTATCTTCCAAAAACACTTTGTTGAAGGAATGGCATCTACCGGTTCGAAAGGTTAA
- a CDS encoding sugar ABC transporter permease, which produces MKAITDIKDNQNNKASKASGKRKLNDLFWGYLLILPTVLGLAVFYIAAFFQNLYYSFTNLGAFGKYKWIGMENYINVFSDPKVPQALINTVKFTVISVPISIIISLFIATLLNSKIKGLSLYRTLYFLPAVTMPAAIAMMWKWLYNGQYGLLNQLLAKVGIEGQAWIADPKFAMGALIIVGIWSSLGMKIIYFLAGLQGIPKAYYEAATIDGAGPIRQFFSITLPSLTPTIFFVMITSLIGALQMFDLIFLMISKTSLAVDSTMSIVYLFYKYAFEFQEKGYASAISIVLFMIILVITAIQLRLQKKWVNY; this is translated from the coding sequence ATGAAAGCTATTACTGATATTAAAGACAACCAGAACAATAAGGCCTCAAAGGCATCTGGAAAAAGAAAGCTTAATGATCTTTTTTGGGGATATTTATTGATTTTACCAACAGTGCTGGGACTAGCAGTATTTTATATAGCTGCATTTTTTCAAAATTTATACTATAGTTTTACAAACCTGGGAGCTTTCGGTAAATATAAGTGGATTGGAATGGAAAACTATATAAATGTGTTTTCTGATCCTAAGGTGCCACAGGCCCTAATAAATACTGTTAAATTTACAGTTATTAGTGTACCTATTAGTATTATCATATCTTTATTTATAGCTACATTATTAAATTCAAAAATAAAGGGACTATCATTATATAGAACTTTATACTTTTTACCAGCTGTTACTATGCCGGCAGCTATTGCCATGATGTGGAAATGGTTATATAACGGACAGTATGGATTACTTAATCAACTACTAGCTAAAGTAGGAATTGAAGGACAGGCTTGGATTGCAGACCCTAAATTTGCCATGGGAGCGTTAATTATTGTAGGAATATGGAGTTCATTAGGAATGAAGATTATATATTTCTTAGCTGGATTACAAGGCATACCTAAGGCATATTACGAAGCGGCAACCATAGATGGAGCAGGTCCTATTAGACAATTTTTTTCTATAACGCTTCCTTCTTTAACACCAACTATATTTTTTGTAATGATAACTTCACTAATTGGTGCACTTCAAATGTTTGATTTAATATTTTTAATGATTAGTAAAACTAGTTTAGCCGTAGATAGTACCATGTCAATAGTATATTTATTTTATAAATATGCATTTGAATTCCAAGAAAAAGGATATGCTTCTGCCATATCAATTGTATTATTTATGATAATCTTGGTTATTACTGCAATTCAATTAAGGCTACAGAAAAAATGGGTAAACTACTAG
- a CDS encoding sugar ABC transporter substrate-binding protein, whose translation MKIKRSLSILLVVMMLVAIVAGCTKKDSDGSADGKTTLTFGLWDKYQEPIMRELADMYEAKNENIKIDIQLTPYGQYWTKLETAATGEVLPDIFWINGPNIVKYAANDMLVPLDELVESNNIDLSVYPEGLIDLYTVDGKLYGIPKDWDLTALWYNKKLFDEKGVEYPNENWTWDDMVEAARKLTDKEKGIYGIAARPDTQEGIYDTIPQAGGYIISEDRKTSGYDTKEALEGTKIWIDLLEEGLSPTLEEQADTNAIELFKGEKVAMVYAASWNVPVFMQNEVIKDHIDLTIMPLIKERAATIHGLSNAIAANSKHKDEAWDFVKFLGSKEANEVWAKSGVVIPAHKEVLDIWEAAHPEINLKAFVDELDYAVMYPVSLNTSKWNDVENEYIKQIWNRGITVEEGLKKISELMNEALTKEQ comes from the coding sequence ATGAAAATTAAAAGAAGTTTATCAATTTTATTAGTAGTGATGATGCTTGTTGCTATAGTAGCAGGGTGCACAAAAAAAGATTCAGATGGCTCGGCAGATGGTAAGACAACATTAACTTTTGGTCTATGGGATAAATATCAAGAGCCAATTATGAGAGAACTAGCAGATATGTATGAAGCTAAAAACGAAAATATAAAAATTGACATACAATTAACTCCATATGGACAATATTGGACAAAGCTTGAAACAGCTGCAACTGGGGAAGTACTTCCAGATATATTTTGGATTAATGGACCTAATATAGTTAAATATGCTGCAAATGATATGCTAGTTCCATTAGATGAATTAGTTGAATCTAATAATATTGATCTTAGCGTTTATCCAGAAGGATTAATAGATCTTTATACTGTAGATGGTAAATTATATGGTATACCAAAAGACTGGGATCTTACAGCACTTTGGTATAATAAAAAACTTTTCGATGAAAAGGGCGTAGAATATCCAAATGAAAACTGGACTTGGGATGATATGGTTGAAGCGGCAAGAAAACTAACAGATAAAGAAAAAGGAATATATGGTATAGCTGCAAGACCTGACACACAAGAAGGTATATATGATACTATTCCTCAAGCGGGAGGATATATAATTTCTGAAGATAGAAAAACTTCAGGATATGATACAAAAGAAGCTTTAGAAGGAACAAAAATTTGGATAGATCTTTTAGAAGAAGGATTGTCACCAACCCTTGAAGAACAAGCTGACACAAATGCCATAGAATTATTTAAAGGTGAAAAAGTAGCTATGGTGTACGCAGCATCATGGAATGTACCAGTATTTATGCAAAATGAAGTTATTAAAGACCATATAGATTTAACTATAATGCCTTTAATAAAAGAGCGTGCTGCAACTATTCATGGATTATCAAATGCCATAGCTGCTAATTCTAAACATAAGGATGAAGCATGGGATTTTGTAAAGTTCTTAGGAAGTAAAGAAGCAAACGAAGTATGGGCTAAGTCAGGAGTAGTAATTCCAGCTCATAAAGAAGTATTAGATATCTGGGAAGCTGCTCATCCAGAGATTAACTTAAAAGCTTTCGTTGATGAATTAGATTATGCAGTTATGTATCCAGTTTCACTGAATACTTCAAAATGGAATGACGTAGAAAATGAGTATATTAAACAAATATGGAATAGAGGTATAACTGTAGAAGAAGGATTAAAGAAAATATCTGAGTTAATGAATGAGGCTTTAACTAAAGAACAATAA
- a CDS encoding SIS domain-containing protein, with amino-acid sequence MFGYTKENWTQINGLNTASEIYQQPELWGEVLEIVKSNIKEIGNYLKERLNKKDIRVILTGAGTSAYVGEIVAAKLNAGQENIYEAIATTDIVDNPGLYLKKDIPTILVSFARSGNSPESVAAYNLANELVSDISHIFITCNSKGKLAEISKDKENILLLTMPEESNDKGFAMTSSFSCMTLTSLLIFDLENLKENEKQVAKLISTGKRILDEDYKGIQSTIDVNYSRVIYLGSSNFRGLTKESSLKLLELTRGQIVSQSETVLGFRHGPKSIVNDDSIIIVYISDNDYTRKYEIDILKEIYHDAGNHKLIAISNNYYEEIEDITDEYLYLAKDNSGITNVGFISLLYAIYAQVFSLLSSVKSEVEPDNPNPSGLVNRVVKGVTIYKY; translated from the coding sequence ATGTTTGGATACACTAAGGAAAACTGGACTCAGATAAATGGACTGAATACAGCCAGTGAAATATATCAACAGCCTGAACTATGGGGTGAAGTACTAGAAATAGTAAAGTCAAATATAAAAGAAATAGGGAATTACTTAAAGGAAAGATTAAATAAAAAGGATATTAGAGTAATCTTAACAGGAGCTGGTACTTCGGCTTACGTTGGTGAAATAGTAGCTGCTAAATTAAATGCAGGCCAAGAAAATATTTATGAGGCCATAGCTACAACTGATATAGTAGATAATCCAGGGCTTTATTTAAAGAAAGATATACCTACAATATTAGTATCTTTTGCTCGATCAGGAAATAGTCCAGAAAGTGTTGCAGCATATAATCTTGCTAACGAATTAGTATCAGATATATCTCATATTTTCATAACTTGCAATAGCAAAGGAAAACTTGCAGAGATATCTAAGGACAAGGAGAATATTTTATTATTAACTATGCCAGAGGAATCAAATGATAAAGGTTTTGCCATGACAAGTAGCTTTTCATGTATGACCCTGACATCATTATTGATATTTGATTTAGAAAATTTAAAAGAAAATGAAAAGCAAGTTGCAAAACTTATATCAACTGGCAAAAGAATATTAGATGAGGATTATAAAGGGATACAATCAACTATTGATGTTAATTATAGCAGAGTCATATATTTAGGTTCTAGTAATTTTAGAGGATTGACAAAGGAAAGTTCATTAAAACTTTTAGAGTTAACTAGGGGTCAAATTGTTTCTCAAAGTGAAACTGTATTAGGGTTTAGACATGGTCCTAAATCTATAGTAAATGATGATTCTATTATCATAGTTTATATATCTGATAATGACTATACACGTAAATATGAAATCGATATATTGAAGGAAATTTATCATGATGCAGGTAACCATAAATTAATAGCAATATCAAATAATTATTATGAAGAAATAGAAGATATTACAGATGAGTATCTATATTTAGCTAAAGACAATAGTGGAATAACTAATGTTGGATTTATATCCTTATTGTATGCAATATATGCTCAAGTTTTTTCTTTGCTTTCTTCTGTAAAATCGGAAGTTGAACCAGATAATCCAAATCCAAGTGGATTAGTAAATAGAGTAGTAAAGGGGGTTACTATATATAAATATTAA
- a CDS encoding GntR family transcriptional regulator has protein sequence MDRSGIIPLYYQLMDEIIRMIEEGNLEAHDQLPSERELCNNYNISRSTVRQAIQELENEGYIYRVHGKGTFISPEIFKQNLLKFYSFTEEMKKLGKIPSSKVLSFDIITCDEKLSRKMKLKQGDKVYCFTRLRLADLKPMMLETSFVPCDRFPGLTKEELESTPMYDIFMKKHNANFTKAEETLQPVLTRELEADLLEYKAGFPSMMIERVTYENDSIIEYTKGVARGDKFKYQVVLNK, from the coding sequence ATGGATAGAAGTGGCATAATACCTTTGTACTATCAGTTAATGGATGAAATAATTAGAATGATTGAAGAAGGTAACTTAGAGGCCCATGACCAACTTCCATCGGAGAGAGAATTATGTAACAATTATAATATCAGTAGATCTACAGTAAGGCAAGCAATACAAGAATTAGAAAACGAAGGATATATTTATAGAGTCCATGGAAAAGGAACTTTCATATCTCCGGAAATTTTTAAACAGAACCTATTAAAATTCTATAGTTTTACAGAGGAAATGAAGAAATTAGGAAAAATACCTAGTTCTAAGGTGTTATCTTTCGATATAATAACTTGCGATGAAAAGCTATCTAGAAAAATGAAGTTAAAACAAGGAGATAAGGTGTATTGCTTTACAAGACTAAGATTAGCAGATCTTAAACCAATGATGTTAGAAACAAGTTTTGTACCTTGTGATAGATTTCCAGGCCTAACTAAAGAAGAGTTAGAGTCCACTCCAATGTATGATATATTTATGAAAAAACATAATGCTAATTTTACAAAAGCAGAAGAGACACTTCAGCCAGTATTAACGAGAGAATTAGAAGCTGATCTTCTAGAATATAAGGCTGGATTTCCTAGTATGATGATAGAAAGGGTTACTTATGAAAATGATTCTATAATAGAATATACAAAGGGGGTTGCAAGAGGAGATAAATTTAAATATCAAGTAGTATTAAACAAGTAA